In the Leptospira sp. WS4.C2 genome, one interval contains:
- a CDS encoding nucleoside deaminase, with translation MEAFDSFLERYFKVVSSHPNEIPSYSEIITKDGILLSTAFNSVEQTLNPTKHSEILAIEDALSKTEGRYLTDAILITALEPCLLCAGAILRMKIPEVVYFVPAKPGEGISSYTTESIYLLNHFPKCTLIPQSHIKFEFLSFFKEKR, from the coding sequence GTGGAAGCATTCGACTCATTTTTAGAGCGATACTTCAAAGTAGTTTCCAGCCATCCAAACGAAATTCCTTCTTATTCTGAAATCATCACAAAAGATGGAATTCTTCTCTCTACCGCCTTTAATTCCGTAGAACAAACATTAAATCCTACAAAACATAGCGAAATCTTAGCAATTGAAGATGCTCTTTCTAAAACAGAGGGACGTTATCTCACTGATGCCATTTTAATTACTGCTTTAGAACCATGTCTCTTATGTGCAGGTGCCATCTTACGAATGAAAATTCCGGAAGTCGTATATTTTGTTCCAGCAAAACCAGGTGAGGGGATTTCTTCTTATACAACCGAGTCCATTTATCTACTGAATCACTTTCCCAAGTGTACCCTCATTCCGCAATCCCACATAAAATTTGAATTTCTTAGTTTTTTCAAAGAGAAAAGGTAG
- the dnaX gene encoding DNA polymerase III subunit gamma/tau, giving the protein MSENHQVLFRKYRPQFFRDVIYQDLAVGSLQNAFKSKKIGHAYIFIGPRGVGKTTIARILAKRLNCERPDGVEPCNECTSCLEITKGNSNDVFEIDAASNSGVDNIRELRENVKFNAMGGKYRVYILDEVHMLSGAAFNALLKTLEEPPAHVVFILATTEYHKIPETILSRCQDFHFRKVPVTALQNYIETLCEKEGLKYDSEGLFWIAKKGDGSVRDTLSFMEQAVIFTDGNLTGAKLRKMIGYHGIDTFTDFLNQLLDSSQSAQIFETLENLFQAGIDLSKFVWDFIEFLNSLLLIKDNLADRESINIPQEDLQKLKQNYRDLDREILVLLAERIFSIHEKLNLMKLRSSYEMKVYLEIQFRKLILDREKPSVSGLLAKISELTKLVQGDISHIPENLEPTATMRIQTPVAASSPQKKEPASPVVDKPKQNIELETKPNPPKQEQPAPTKPATASPASSEDMEKLLKEKFSGMEVDPNQFKNL; this is encoded by the coding sequence ATGAGCGAAAACCACCAAGTACTCTTTAGAAAATATAGACCCCAATTCTTTCGCGATGTGATCTACCAAGACCTCGCCGTTGGGTCTTTGCAAAATGCGTTTAAGTCTAAAAAAATTGGTCACGCTTATATATTCATTGGACCACGCGGGGTCGGCAAAACCACTATTGCGAGAATTCTAGCAAAACGACTCAATTGCGAAAGACCAGACGGGGTTGAACCATGTAATGAATGTACATCTTGTTTGGAGATTACCAAAGGAAATTCAAATGACGTATTTGAAATTGATGCGGCTTCCAATAGCGGTGTCGATAACATCCGGGAGTTACGTGAAAATGTAAAATTCAATGCAATGGGTGGAAAGTACCGAGTTTATATTTTAGACGAGGTGCATATGTTAAGTGGGGCTGCTTTCAATGCATTACTCAAAACATTGGAAGAACCACCGGCCCATGTCGTTTTTATTTTAGCAACGACTGAGTATCATAAAATTCCGGAAACAATTCTCTCACGTTGCCAAGACTTTCACTTTCGAAAAGTGCCTGTCACTGCATTACAGAACTACATTGAAACTCTTTGTGAAAAAGAAGGTCTCAAATACGATTCAGAAGGTCTATTCTGGATCGCAAAAAAAGGTGACGGCTCGGTTCGGGACACATTGTCTTTTATGGAACAAGCTGTAATTTTTACAGATGGCAATCTAACAGGTGCCAAACTTCGAAAAATGATCGGGTATCATGGAATTGATACCTTCACTGATTTTTTAAACCAACTTTTAGATTCTTCTCAAAGTGCACAAATCTTTGAAACTTTGGAAAATCTTTTCCAAGCAGGAATTGATTTGAGTAAATTTGTTTGGGACTTTATTGAATTTTTAAATTCCCTTCTTCTTATCAAAGACAATCTGGCAGATAGAGAATCCATTAACATTCCACAGGAAGATTTACAAAAACTAAAACAAAACTATCGTGATTTAGATCGTGAAATTTTAGTTTTACTCGCTGAAAGAATTTTTTCAATCCATGAAAAACTGAATCTTATGAAACTTCGTAGCTCTTACGAAATGAAAGTTTATTTAGAAATTCAATTTCGTAAATTGATATTGGATCGTGAAAAACCAAGTGTATCGGGACTATTAGCAAAAATCTCTGAGCTCACCAAACTAGTTCAAGGTGATATTTCTCATATCCCAGAAAATTTGGAACCAACTGCAACTATGAGAATACAAACTCCGGTTGCGGCCTCCAGTCCACAAAAGAAAGAACCTGCATCACCAGTTGTCGATAAACCAAAACAGAATATCGAACTCGAGACCAAACCAAATCCTCCAAAACAAGAACAGCCTGCTCCGACCAAACCAGCGACTGCAAGTCCAGCTTCTTCTGAAGATATGGAGAAGCTTTTGAAAGAAAAATTCTCCGGTATGGAAGTAGACCCCAACCAATTTAAGAATTTATAA
- a CDS encoding YbaB/EbfC family nucleoid-associated protein, with protein sequence MFDQMKQMREAFSQLGNIKEKQEELTKRLAQIRVSASAGAGMVEVTASADGILTDLNINPIMFNADDKKMLEDLILSATNEVQRKAKETMAHEMKNILGFNPSDFEGVFNQFQKDGGFPPV encoded by the coding sequence ATTTTTGATCAAATGAAACAAATGCGAGAGGCCTTTTCGCAACTCGGCAATATCAAAGAAAAACAAGAGGAGCTCACAAAGCGACTTGCCCAAATTCGAGTTTCAGCATCAGCAGGTGCCGGCATGGTCGAAGTTACAGCTTCGGCTGATGGAATCTTAACTGACCTTAATATCAATCCGATTATGTTCAATGCTGATGACAAAAAAATGTTAGAAGACTTAATCCTATCAGCAACAAACGAAGTGCAGAGGAAAGCCAAAGAAACGATGGCTCATGAGATGAAAAATATCCTCGGTTTCAACCCAAGTGACTTTGAAGGAGTTTTCAACCAATTCCAAAAGGATGGAGGATTTCCACCTGTCTGA
- the recR gene encoding recombination mediator RecR: protein MEDFHLSDPQFQKLIQSFSSLPGIGKKSATRIGFHILRMDPSTFRAWLSNIEEAKAKLRFCDECGGLTEDPVCSICLSDRRDNGILCVVEQPEDIFFIENTKEYVGKYHVLNGAISPLDGIGPDQLRIRQLLERLEDTGVKEVLIATNPTLEGDATASYLSTVIKPMEIKITRIAHGITIGGTLEYSDQYTLGKAIKSRLTL from the coding sequence ATGGAGGATTTCCACCTGTCTGATCCACAATTCCAAAAACTGATCCAATCCTTTTCTAGTCTCCCAGGGATTGGGAAAAAAAGTGCAACGAGAATTGGTTTTCATATCCTACGGATGGATCCTTCTACTTTCCGCGCATGGCTTTCCAATATCGAAGAAGCTAAAGCCAAACTAAGGTTTTGTGATGAATGTGGCGGACTTACGGAAGATCCTGTTTGTTCTATTTGTTTGTCTGATAGAAGGGATAACGGAATCCTTTGTGTTGTGGAACAACCGGAAGATATTTTCTTTATAGAGAACACAAAAGAATATGTTGGAAAATACCATGTCCTAAATGGTGCTATCTCTCCCTTAGATGGAATTGGTCCTGACCAATTACGAATTCGTCAATTGTTAGAACGATTAGAAGACACTGGTGTGAAGGAAGTTCTTATCGCAACCAATCCCACTCTGGAAGGGGATGCAACAGCATCTTACCTTTCAACGGTAATCAAACCTATGGAAATTAAAATTACAAGGATTGCCCACGGGATTACTATTGGTGGAACTTTAGAGTATTCTGATCAATACACTCTAGGCAAAGCGATTAAGTCTAGGTTGACACTTTAA
- a CDS encoding substrate-binding periplasmic protein, with product MLPLLRIHFFGLVSLFVFFISISIYGESSQVLEKVKKTKTLTVSVNEFYDPFYIENPNPNFPGLDVELAQEYAKFLDVDLKIIPLRTFDQHARMLEKGDTQIAMAGISSSINRFRDVYFTDPYLISTPAALVNRTALPPEPEGQIVTVQLFRNLNDLTNITGISYSVLANSSNHLFLREAFPKAQIFSYFTNEAALNELKKNNVNAFVADSFYIQALLQKDSSLRANYLPILGVVQEDHISMATAKRDVEFLYNLNFFIKELKRTGKIQVLINKYFKSNQWVKQE from the coding sequence ATGTTGCCTCTTCTCAGGATCCATTTTTTTGGGTTAGTTTCTCTTTTTGTATTTTTTATCTCAATTTCCATTTATGGAGAATCGAGCCAGGTTTTAGAGAAGGTAAAAAAAACCAAAACTCTGACAGTTTCTGTAAATGAATTTTATGATCCTTTCTACATAGAAAATCCGAATCCCAACTTTCCCGGTTTGGATGTGGAGTTAGCCCAAGAATATGCAAAATTTCTGGATGTAGATTTAAAAATTATTCCCCTTCGCACATTTGACCAACACGCAAGGATGTTAGAAAAGGGTGATACACAAATTGCTATGGCTGGAATTTCTTCTTCCATCAATCGATTCAGAGATGTATATTTTACCGACCCTTATTTGATTTCAACGCCGGCAGCCTTAGTCAATCGAACGGCTCTCCCCCCAGAACCTGAAGGACAAATCGTAACCGTGCAGTTATTTCGTAACTTAAATGATCTAACAAACATTACGGGAATTTCTTATTCCGTGCTTGCTAATAGTTCCAACCATCTTTTCTTAAGAGAAGCCTTTCCGAAAGCACAGATTTTCTCTTACTTTACAAATGAAGCAGCTTTAAATGAATTAAAGAAAAATAATGTAAACGCATTCGTTGCAGATTCATTTTATATTCAAGCATTGCTACAAAAAGATTCCTCTCTCCGAGCCAATTATCTACCAATTTTGGGAGTTGTGCAAGAAGACCACATCAGTATGGCAACCGCCAAGAGAGATGTGGAATTCCTTTATAATTTAAATTTTTTCATTAAGGAACTCAAACGCACAGGCAAAATTCAAGTTTTGATTAATAAATATTTCAAATCCAACCAATGGGTGAAACAAGAATAA
- a CDS encoding OmpA family protein yields the protein MPYSILFPFESTIRFAVQTKESLNEYLPSYYWIHALLRKPQINGSYANSVYPPIFSSFKRNTYISRFNETIQKKRILSLSNLTYSVLFVFLTLNSLSFPISLHSQTRESEASLVVAPIQGPINTEFQEFGPTMTPDAKTLYFYSKRSSRGYTEIFKSERNKDGTWDFPEEVGVLNSPFDDQSPFIARDGKTLLLSSNRDGSVEVMLPDGKVGISRDLYVSNWNGRSWSKPVALPSPINTEEIEENPHLLGDTLLFTRYPFGKPNLAKVYFSQYKDNTWSNPKPLPSPINDNYATIAAAFNDDGRILFFSSNRPGGNGGFDLYMAKIEGESFKDIENLGTPINSKEDEAYIVFQQVKKTFLFCRRVEGRSFDLFTASVPKQESLVQKKLEETKKISLDSVYFERASSVLKPESSSSLDAIVDYLHENSTKKMKIIGHTDLTGTFEDNMVLSKERAESVKQYLVSKGVDPNRLSTDGKGPTQPMVQGTDEASSKKNRRTEFVLIDP from the coding sequence ATGCCCTACTCGATTTTATTCCCATTCGAATCAACAATCCGATTTGCGGTTCAAACAAAAGAATCACTCAATGAATATTTACCATCTTACTACTGGATTCATGCGTTACTCAGAAAACCTCAAATAAATGGCAGTTATGCGAATAGCGTATACCCCCCAATATTTTCGAGTTTTAAACGAAATACTTATATTTCTAGATTTAATGAAACAATCCAAAAAAAGCGGATCTTGTCTTTATCGAATCTCACTTATAGTGTACTTTTTGTTTTCCTTACTTTAAATTCTCTTTCTTTTCCTATTTCACTCCATAGCCAAACTAGAGAATCCGAAGCAAGTTTAGTCGTAGCACCAATCCAAGGACCGATCAATACAGAGTTTCAGGAATTTGGACCTACAATGACTCCAGATGCTAAGACTTTATATTTTTATTCAAAACGTTCGAGTCGTGGATACACAGAGATTTTCAAATCCGAACGCAATAAAGATGGGACTTGGGATTTTCCGGAAGAGGTTGGAGTTTTAAATTCTCCTTTCGATGACCAAAGCCCCTTTATCGCTAGAGATGGAAAAACACTATTGTTATCATCAAACAGAGACGGCTCCGTTGAAGTGATGTTACCCGATGGTAAGGTTGGCATTTCTAGAGATTTGTATGTTTCCAATTGGAATGGAAGGTCTTGGAGTAAACCAGTCGCTTTGCCTAGTCCAATCAATACAGAAGAAATTGAAGAAAATCCACATCTACTCGGAGACACTTTACTTTTTACCAGATATCCATTTGGGAAACCGAATCTTGCTAAAGTATATTTTAGCCAATATAAAGATAATACCTGGTCAAATCCGAAACCTTTACCCTCCCCAATTAATGATAATTATGCGACTATTGCGGCGGCTTTTAATGATGATGGACGTATTCTCTTTTTCTCATCGAATAGACCTGGTGGAAACGGTGGTTTCGATTTGTATATGGCGAAAATTGAAGGCGAGTCTTTTAAAGATATTGAAAATTTAGGAACACCTATCAATTCAAAAGAAGACGAAGCTTATATTGTATTCCAACAAGTGAAAAAAACATTCTTGTTCTGCCGCAGGGTTGAGGGTAGATCCTTTGATTTGTTTACGGCATCAGTTCCCAAACAAGAGAGTCTAGTGCAAAAGAAATTAGAAGAAACCAAAAAAATATCTTTAGATTCGGTCTATTTTGAACGTGCTTCCTCAGTGTTAAAACCAGAATCATCTAGCTCGTTGGATGCGATCGTTGATTACCTACATGAAAATTCTACGAAGAAAATGAAAATCATTGGTCATACAGATTTAACGGGTACCTTTGAAGACAATATGGTTCTTTCAAAAGAAAGGGCGGAGTCCGTAAAACAGTATTTAGTCTCTAAAGGAGTGGATCCAAATCGCTTATCGACTGATGGGAAGGGACCTACACAACCGATGGTACAAGGGACAGATGAGGCTTCGTCTAAAAAAAATCGGAGAACGGAATTTGTACTGATCGATCCTTAA
- the serS gene encoding serine--tRNA ligase yields MLDINRIVQNPEELLSTLQKRGVASADIEAKIKSVSEKQRKLKLEVEDLRAERNRVSKEIGIQKSQGKDITEISASMKGVGDRIKAIEEELTKEEESLHDLNLGLPNLLDPSVPEGKSEADNVLVREWGEVPKLSFEAKTHFDIGEKLGIFDFERGVKLSGARFYTYRGLGAKLERALMNLMLDTHTSENGYEEMWVPVLVNDESMTATGQLPKFAEDFYRLEKDGLNLIPTAEVPLTNYYRDEIISEKELPISVCAHTPCFRREAGSYGRDTRGLVRVHQFQKVELVKFVEPETSQTEHEKMLQDAESILQKLKLPYRVMLLCSRDMSSASAKTYDIEVWMPGLGRFMEISSVSNFKDYQARRGKIRYKSKEGKNLLVHTLNGSGLAIGRTLAAVIENYQSEDGTFQIPDVLKPYIR; encoded by the coding sequence ATGCTTGATATCAACCGTATTGTCCAAAACCCAGAAGAACTACTTTCCACCTTACAAAAGCGAGGTGTTGCTTCCGCAGACATTGAAGCAAAAATTAAATCTGTTTCTGAAAAACAACGAAAGTTAAAATTAGAAGTGGAGGATCTTCGTGCAGAACGAAACCGAGTTTCCAAAGAAATTGGAATCCAAAAATCCCAAGGCAAAGACATCACCGAAATTTCTGCATCGATGAAGGGTGTGGGAGATCGAATCAAAGCCATCGAAGAAGAATTAACTAAAGAAGAAGAGTCATTACATGATCTCAATTTGGGTCTTCCTAACTTACTCGATCCTTCTGTTCCGGAAGGAAAATCAGAAGCAGACAATGTCCTAGTTCGAGAGTGGGGAGAAGTTCCGAAACTGTCCTTCGAAGCAAAAACTCATTTTGATATTGGGGAAAAATTAGGAATTTTTGATTTTGAACGGGGAGTGAAACTTTCTGGTGCCAGATTTTACACCTACCGCGGTCTTGGTGCCAAATTGGAAAGGGCTCTCATGAACCTAATGCTTGATACTCATACATCTGAAAATGGTTATGAAGAGATGTGGGTTCCTGTCCTTGTGAATGATGAGTCTATGACAGCCACCGGTCAATTGCCTAAGTTTGCGGAGGATTTTTACAGACTGGAAAAAGACGGTCTCAATTTGATTCCCACAGCCGAAGTTCCACTAACAAATTACTACCGTGATGAAATTATTTCTGAGAAGGAATTACCAATCTCAGTATGCGCCCACACTCCTTGTTTTCGACGGGAAGCTGGTTCCTATGGACGTGACACAAGGGGTCTTGTTCGGGTACACCAATTTCAAAAAGTAGAGTTGGTCAAATTTGTAGAACCAGAGACTTCCCAAACTGAACACGAAAAGATGCTCCAAGATGCAGAATCCATTTTGCAAAAGTTAAAACTTCCCTATCGAGTGATGTTACTTTGTAGTCGCGATATGTCCAGTGCCTCAGCGAAAACCTACGATATTGAAGTTTGGATGCCGGGTCTTGGTCGATTTATGGAAATTTCCTCTGTTTCTAACTTCAAAGACTATCAAGCAAGACGGGGAAAAATTCGATACAAGTCAAAGGAAGGAAAAAACCTGCTCGTCCATACTCTGAACGGTTCCGGTCTTGCGATCGGTCGAACACTCGCTGCAGTGATCGAAAATTACCAATCGGAAGATGGAACCTTCCAAATTCCGGATGTATTGAAACCATACATCCGTTAA
- a CDS encoding TatD family hydrolase yields the protein MGYSTIDTHCHLDIIREQGQEIEETLAKSRIAGVDRLVQIGIDLPSSIEAVRISETHSKEDLEIFYSIGCHPTETHEFPNADQILDLAKSRIADPKFSAIGEIGVDLYHDASTRLEQNEVLRKFLQFSSDYKLPVVIHSRDAFPDTHEALKEYKTKAFGVIHCFTYDYEAAKQFVDLGYYVSFSGIVTFKSATDIQEAARKIPLETILIETDAPFLSPMPHRGKRNDSSHLPFVLEKMFSLRTETNSEVADRIYQNSIKFTERKAYHHA from the coding sequence ATGGGATATTCAACCATCGACACACACTGCCACCTAGACATAATTCGGGAACAAGGCCAAGAGATTGAAGAAACTCTGGCGAAATCCCGAATTGCTGGAGTAGACCGACTGGTGCAAATCGGGATTGATTTACCTAGCTCTATCGAAGCTGTTCGTATTTCAGAAACGCATTCTAAGGAAGACTTAGAGATTTTTTATTCGATCGGTTGCCATCCTACGGAAACTCATGAATTCCCTAATGCCGATCAAATTTTAGATTTAGCAAAATCCCGAATTGCTGATCCTAAATTTTCAGCCATTGGAGAGATTGGTGTCGATCTCTATCATGATGCGAGTACACGATTGGAGCAAAATGAAGTTCTGCGAAAGTTTTTACAGTTTTCTTCTGATTATAAATTGCCTGTTGTGATTCATTCGCGCGATGCCTTTCCAGATACGCATGAAGCATTAAAAGAATACAAAACAAAAGCATTTGGTGTGATTCATTGTTTTACTTATGATTATGAAGCCGCCAAACAGTTTGTTGATTTAGGTTACTATGTTTCTTTTTCTGGGATTGTCACTTTTAAGTCTGCGACCGATATCCAAGAAGCAGCACGTAAAATTCCATTGGAAACAATTTTGATTGAAACGGATGCACCTTTTCTATCGCCTATGCCACATCGAGGAAAACGCAATGATTCCTCACATCTTCCATTTGTATTAGAGAAGATGTTTTCCTTACGAACAGAAACCAATTCAGAAGTAGCAGATCGCATTTACCAAAATTCCATAAAATTTACAGAAAGAAAGGCCTATCACCATGCTTGA
- a CDS encoding M23 family metallopeptidase: MEVKQRLHLIFYRLRYKVQEWKLKLSQRYEDLDKKGRERLTIMVIPHTDRKTINFVISYKAISIFIGIMVILLVISAVNVLSHSGSIHQLTELNLTNKDFIRQSSKMKEEVNSLHETIQYYYERISNLYIKLGGDPSRVSKGMGGQAGQFLALQGTPQSDITDESFRIKEDIHNLKLSSELSEEIIKLIKKRKSIIRNTPSIWPTKGYVLFPFGNYISPVTGKEEVNRGLDIGSFPGAEVIATAPGIVFDTGYSPATGYYVKLSHKFGWKTIYSNLDRIRVKKNEKLSKGDILGYVGKSPENPIYHLHYEVHVGTQALNPFSFLNQIQE; the protein is encoded by the coding sequence GTGGAAGTAAAACAAAGACTACATTTAATTTTCTACCGTTTGCGGTATAAAGTCCAGGAATGGAAGCTTAAGTTATCCCAACGTTATGAGGATCTTGACAAAAAGGGTCGTGAACGTCTGACCATTATGGTCATTCCTCATACTGACCGCAAAACCATAAACTTTGTCATCTCTTACAAAGCCATTTCCATCTTTATTGGGATCATGGTCATCCTTCTTGTGATCAGTGCTGTGAATGTTTTATCACATAGTGGATCCATCCACCAACTCACAGAACTTAATTTAACCAACAAAGACTTTATCAGACAATCTTCCAAAATGAAGGAAGAGGTAAATTCTCTTCACGAAACCATCCAATACTATTATGAAAGAATTTCTAACCTCTATATTAAATTAGGAGGAGATCCTTCTCGAGTTTCGAAAGGGATGGGTGGACAAGCAGGACAATTTCTCGCATTACAAGGAACACCGCAATCAGACATTACGGATGAGTCCTTTCGCATCAAAGAAGACATTCACAATTTAAAGTTATCATCAGAACTTTCAGAAGAGATCATCAAACTCATTAAAAAAAGAAAGAGTATCATTCGAAACACCCCATCCATTTGGCCAACGAAAGGATATGTTTTGTTTCCTTTCGGAAATTACATCTCACCTGTCACTGGTAAAGAAGAAGTGAACCGAGGTTTGGACATTGGATCCTTTCCTGGCGCGGAAGTCATTGCCACAGCTCCCGGGATTGTATTCGACACAGGATACTCGCCAGCCACAGGTTACTACGTAAAATTATCTCACAAGTTTGGATGGAAAACGATCTACTCCAACTTGGATCGAATTCGTGTTAAGAAAAATGAAAAACTCTCCAAGGGCGACATCCTCGGTTATGTTGGAAAATCACCAGAAAATCCGATTTACCACCTTCATTATGAAGTGCATGTTGGTACTCAAGCGTTGAATCCATTTTCATTTCTCAACCAAATTCAAGAATAA
- a CDS encoding polymer-forming cytoskeletal protein, whose protein sequence is MSNPSTEEEFLVNSIIGEGAEFVGEFKFPGLIRIDGKFRGVLETTGKVLIGKSGIVDTDIKARVVVAGGEIRGNIYATERVTLLSSCRLEGDIVTPRLIVEEGVVFHGKCTINPTRH, encoded by the coding sequence ATGTCCAATCCATCTACAGAAGAAGAATTTTTAGTTAATAGCATCATTGGGGAAGGCGCCGAGTTTGTAGGCGAATTCAAATTCCCAGGCCTCATTCGTATCGATGGAAAATTTCGAGGGGTTCTCGAAACCACCGGAAAGGTGCTCATAGGAAAGTCTGGAATCGTCGATACAGATATCAAAGCACGTGTGGTAGTTGCCGGAGGAGAAATCCGAGGGAACATCTATGCAACAGAACGAGTCACATTACTTTCCAGCTGTCGATTAGAAGGGGATATTGTCACTCCTCGTCTGATTGTCGAAGAAGGTGTAGTGTTTCACGGAAAATGCACGATTAACCCCACTCGTCATTAG
- a CDS encoding YaaR family protein translates to MIIQNNNPKSVSTQAKKGSKEKLSGSLGPVDESKQSFLDILESIVPAGKEETRELNELWKDLPDLEKELIKDPNHKNLESYKKHIKQIAELILKKNYKVMQAPQRGRNDQKDVRYVKVVDEKLDLLAKTMFSPNNSAFVILKQLDEIRGLLIDLKG, encoded by the coding sequence ATGATCATCCAAAACAACAACCCAAAGTCGGTATCCACTCAGGCGAAAAAAGGGTCCAAAGAAAAACTCTCAGGTTCCCTTGGTCCGGTTGATGAATCCAAACAAAGTTTTTTAGATATTTTAGAATCGATTGTTCCCGCAGGAAAAGAAGAAACAAGAGAACTAAACGAACTCTGGAAAGATCTACCTGATTTGGAAAAGGAACTCATCAAAGATCCAAACCACAAAAACCTTGAATCTTATAAAAAGCACATCAAACAAATAGCAGAGCTCATCCTTAAAAAAAACTACAAAGTGATGCAAGCTCCACAACGTGGACGAAATGACCAAAAGGACGTTCGTTATGTTAAAGTCGTGGATGAAAAATTAGACTTACTTGCAAAAACTATGTTCTCACCGAACAACAGCGCCTTCGTAATTTTGAAACAATTGGATGAAATCCGAGGTCTACTTATTGATCTAAAAGGATAA